Genomic DNA from Nicotiana tabacum cultivar K326 chromosome 21, ASM71507v2, whole genome shotgun sequence:
AGAAACACTACAGAATTTTGGAAGTTCTGTAACAAGCTTCCACCAGATCCCATCCTAAAAACAATCAATTGGTACACCAGAAGTGAAAAAGTGCAGCAGAAGTGCAGAACTAGAAATGcataaaatgctaaaaaaaaaaCATGCAGTTTTAGAAACCAGAAATGCAGAAAATGCTGAAACTCCAGAAGACCAGAATATGGAGAAATCAGAAACTCCAGAAACAAGAAAATCTGAGATATCACAGAAATGAGAAAATTACTCTAAACACTATTTCATATATACAACAGTATTTCCTTCAGTACAAAAAGTGCGCCTTAACGATCAGGCATGGAGAAGCAGGCAATGTTTTGGGCAGATGTCATGTCACCTGTGGTTTTGTAGGGGTCCGTTAGTTTTGTAACGATGGGTAACAGAAGGATGAAATTTGCTCACTTTGGAAAACTTAAAAGGATATTTTTTATTCATAAAGATACTTCAAGGATGTAATTTAAGTCATAAAATATACTTTAGGGATGTTTTTGGCCCAAAATTCGTGAAATCTTAGCCACTGCCCACTGGACACAGATTTGTCTATTGCTTCCAGTGTCCAATCTATTGCATGATAGCTCAAACCGGACATACAAGTTCTCGTCCCGCTCACTATGGATTCAGTTATTTCACGGTAACTGCTTATTAGCAGCATCCTAGAATCCAAACCATAAATTAGGAACTTCTATATTCTATCAGTTTCCAATCGTGCTTCCCCCTAGCACATCTCATAATTACAGTTGCCATAAAATTGAAAATAGTCAAATatctatttaaatttaaaaagattTATAAGAAGAAACAATCCACAGAAATGATTAGTAGGTTTCCAAAAACAATGTTAAAAAGCCACTCACCAATGGACTCTTATTTCGAATACAAGCAACCAAAAAAGGCCATACTTTATTGGCTGCAGGGAGCAGTCTGTTCTCAGTAGATTCATCAGCATCAGCATCTAAAGCATCCTTAAGACTATAGAATGAACACATTTCAGCCACATGTTCAATTGCCTCTTTGATTTCCTTCTCATGCTTGTAGGCATCCTCCACGTTGGCAACTGTCAAAAATCCATCCTAAAGACATTTGAAAATAAATGAATCAAAGGAAACTTTCATGTGCAATATTCCAGTAAGTAAATAAGTTTGTTCCTTCCAAGGAATTTGCATATATGCAGCATTTAATAAATATGAGGGTGGATAAATGATCAACCATAGCAAAATGAGACAAAAGTGTATGATGGATCCTCgacttagattttttttttttttttgagaaggaatCCTCAACTTCGATCTTCTGTCAGAAGAATATAAAAGTATCTACAAAAACAAGACTGGCCAACTAAGACAAGTTTTTACATGAGAAAAGGAAAGTGGTATAAGAGGGACTGCGGCAGTAAGGTCATCCTATCATGAATAGGAATGAACTTATTTTTACTGAGCAGGAACAAAATGAAGTTACGAATTTCCAAAGACCCGTGAAACTGTGTATGCATATAATATATTATGTATCAGCATAGAAGGTTCAgcatttaaacacttaaatttCATTGTGAAATTACTTAATTGCCACAAAATAAAGCTCAAAACCATACATCAACTATATCAAGTGCTACCAGGGATGCTGCTTGTTTTGCTGAAGCAAGTAATGGAGTTGCAGCGGTTAAACATGAACCTGCAATAGATCCAACTGTTCGTCTAAACCTTCTGAAGTCACTCATTTTGAACAGCATAGTCTCCCACTCCATTTGCGTATGAACATCATTGGCGTAGATCCGCATCCCTATTAAAAGAAGAATACCACCATCAGATGGCCAATGCAATCAATCAGGTAAATTCAGACATGACCTCCAAAAAAGGCAAATGACCCTGATGTTTCAATATTATATACGAGTGTTCCTCAAAATATGATTCAACACCAAAAGAAAATTTGATACTCAAGAATAAGATATCACCATACTTCATGTCAGCATCATGGAGTTGAGCACAAATTTCTAATATTATTATGTTGCCAGTGCTTGCAATTGGTATTTTCATGAGTGACTCTTTAAGAGTGTCTCCCAAGATGGAACTTGTGAAAGCATCTTTATCACAATGGTCTCTAAATTTTATTCAGATATATGCAACTGTTTAAGCCTTCCAATAAGCATTATTCTAAAATATTTTTCTAGATGCAACAAACTTTTAACCTTTTATTATCTCCTATTTCAGTATACTTTATGTTATGGTCAATTTATTAATAGGCATATAAGGTAAAAAAGGTTCAGGAGTTTTCGTTATggtcaatttatttatttatgttagaattaacataatataaatatttaaaaaattatcaTAAAAGATATTGTAGTTATGATGTGTAGAATCAATAaaaatttatataaggtaaagtTTTAATGAATCTCAAAATCCTAAATAATAGGACTTCCTAcacaaaacaaataggaaaagATTTTATAACATTAATTTTAGCTAATttaaaactcctaaatattataagattaattaaatgactattttgttaaGTGTGAACTCTATTATAAAAGGGTAAAAAGGAcgaacaacatttcgctaagggtcttcgtgcttttaatataatataaatataaatatatattcaaTTGTCGCATGATTTAATGGATACATACCAGATTCAGACGACTTCTTGCCAACTTTGTCATCATTATATGAACCTGAATCATCAAAAATCTTTTCTGTCCCCTTCTGCAGGTTCAGCTTTCTAGATTCCACATCCTCATAATATGACTTTGCTTGATCCACCAGAGCACTAGCCTCATGCTTTGATGCCTTAACTATTTCTGCCATTGCCTAAAGAGTGGAGGAAGATTATAACCAAGCAACTGAATAGAGAAGAGCACCGCATCCAATAGTCAGAATCTAAAGAAATTTAATGATAGCTCAATAAATCACAACAAAAGGTCTGATGCAGAGATACACGAATTAAGTGAGCTTTCTTTCCAGGCAAGACATAACAGTCAAAGAGAAATGCACTTTCTAATTTTAAGACAATGAATATGACTAAGAGAACTGATTGTTCTCCTCTATAGCTATATCTATCAGTAAGTGCATTCAAATTAGAGTACAGTAAGCAAATGTCAGAAATCACCTTCAAGAAGGGAATGGTCAAGCCAGGGTTTTGATGCCTGCCAAGAATTTCAAGCTCCATGGAAACAGCACGCATCTGCAGAAATCACAAATTCATTCTGAACATATTGCAACTTAAACTAAAAactatacatacatatacatatacatatatatatatatatacacacacacacacacacatacatatttaTCGGTCATGTCCATAGAGGCAGACATAATAAAACAGACGACAGGACCTACAACAACATATGCCTCATTTCCAAACTAGTTGCATTTGGAGACAACAAAACAGAACGAGAAGTTAGAAAAAAGTTTTTTGTTGATTCCAATTTCCAGGATATCAAAGTTGAGACATACTGGCTCCTCCAACAGAGGAAATATACTGTGTGCCACTCCTATGTACGAAAGCATGGCAGCAAGTACATTTGGTACATCAGGGTTAAGCTCTAGAGAGCGCAGCTGCCTGCATATTGAATCAATTATATAATCTGAATTTGCTATAACCAAGTGTCCAACCTGCAAGAAGTTTTATAATTAGTGCCAGTAACCTTCAAAGACACAACAAGAAAGAAATCCATAGCTGCTGCTTACTGTTGGATAGTCATGCATAGCAGCAACAATGCGTAATACAGCATCAGATGCACTTCTGATTTGGAAGTGAGAGCAACTAAGATTGTGAAGCAACATATAAAGAGATGTATGAAGAAATCCGGACGAAGAAAAATCTTCCCCAAGGCACATAGAAAAGATGCCAATTCCATCAATAATAACCTGTTTGACAATAGCAAAACTAACATCAATATGACAAAGCATAATTTGATCCGCTAGAAAAGACATTGATAAGATAAGTAACGCATGAAACCACAATCACAACAAGAGATGGAAAAGAAAATTTCCTGGTGCAGCATCACGTTGTCATTAAAGAAATGTGAGCTAATGTTCGTATCCTCACAATCAGATTGTTGTAAAGCAGCCGTATGTTCAACGGGCAGACTCCATATTTCAGGGGATAGGTATTCATGTAATATGCTGCCAATGCAGTCAACTAAATGATTCCTTTCTCCCTTAACTTGGCAAATCTTCCAAATAGATCCCTCTGGCGCAGATTGTTCAATTTTGCAATGTTGACTCTCATCTTCTTGACATTTCTTATTTTCTTGTGGTGCCATTACATATGCTCTAAACATTCTGGTAAAGTCATCAATTGCTTGATCTGACAAACCAAATATCAACTCATTCAGGACACACACAGCTGTACTGGCCTGTCGTACTAATTGTCCTGAAGTAATCCTGTTGTACCAAGATTGCCAGCTCTCTTCACTGTATTCCTTCATCCGTATTTCAGAAATCAATTTCCGCAGGTTCTCCAATGGAAGGTCAATGATAACAGAGAGAGACCCTTCAGTTCGAGAATCTAGTCAAAGCAACAAAAGGAAAATGTCATAACATTAGGTCAGGAAAGAAGTAAATATACGGTTAAAAAGTTCAGAAGGGAAAAACAACCTGCAAATAAAGATAAACCTACAAGTCGAAGGATCCCCGCTAGACAACGGTACAGCTTCTGACTGCCAACATAAACAAACCAAGGTGGCATGCGCGGCAGCTGATGCTCATTCTTTACACTTTCTGTGGCATGTACtcttctattttgattttctCTACTTCCCAGATTGTCAAAGCCAGCAGCTCTAATAGCTCTTATCTCTGCTAGGGAATGCATGAACCCTGATGAGGAAGGCTTTGCTACAACATTCTTCTCAAGGGAACCAGCAAAAACTGAATTTTGACTCAGACAGAGGGCTAAAACATCCAAGAATTGAGCAGATCTCACCTACACATTCCACTGAAAGGCATTAAAAGATGAAAGGCGTTACACTTTAAGTATTCTGATCTGAATGAGGGATGAtactaaggaaaaagaaaaaagaaataaattctGTAACAATTAAATATATGTAAGAAATAGCAGCTCCACAAGTGTCCAGTGGCAAGTAAGCAAGCAAGTGGGAGAGTATACGTTCATCCACTCAACCCCGCCTCTCCAAGCAAAAGAGAACcataaaagaaaagaacaatGACCCCAAAGCTAAGAATTGATAGCTCAGAATTGCCTAAAAGGATAGAAACAAAGAAAACGCTAGGCCTGTTGCACCTACAGGAGACTGAAGGAGGTAGTCTGCCACGAGCCGAGGCCCTGAAAAATAGATCAGTACGAGTAGCTTCTGGGCATGTGCAATTGCATATGATTCATCAGCTCCAAGGACCACTTTTGGAAGCTTTTTAACAAGCCTGTGAAGAGGATGTAAAGTCCATTAGATCACTTCTAGTGCATAGGCCGCTACCAAATATATATGTTTCAACAGAGAAAAGATTAGGACTACAAAGACCTGTTAAAAACCTCTCTAACATCATCTTTTACTTGACGCTTTCCATGTGACGTGAGCAGATACCCAAAGAACAACTGTGAAGCTGAAGACACCTCCTCGGAGTCATCACATGCCAAGACACATAGATTTTCCTGCAATTTACAAGAGCCAAGAATACATTCAGAACAAAATATTTggttagtgaaaaatgaaaaatatatgtaccaaattttgcacttcAAAGAAGCTTCAAGACTCTGCTAATAAAGGACCCAATggcaccaaaaagaaaaaaacaaggaAATGCAATTCACTTATATACAAGAGTATGTCAACAAAGGCGTATTCCGGATTTCAAGAGCATGGGTGCACCATGAGCACCAAAAATCCGAGTTTCCGAAAGGGTGTATGAGAGATGTATTTTTGGTTTAgaaattttaaaagtcaaaacaaagcctaaagaaagaaaagaaacaaaagaggcGTGTTTAATTAGAAAAAGCGGCAAAGGCACGGGGTTTTGGacctatttattaattaaaatatgattttaaaaaaagaaagtacGGGGATCGAATCCCTGACTAAAAGATAGAAGGTGCACCTTCTTACCAGTGCACTAAAATGCTCACTTGAGATTGGGTTCACCCATGTTAATTTAGGCATTTGAGCTGAAATTCATTGCTACTCTAAATGATTTAGGGAGAGGAGGatgggttcacgtgaactcaccccccctccccccatgtGCATCCGCCCCTGTATGTCAATATATTCCGACTTTCATATTTACAATTGTACCAATTCATCGAAAATCACGGCATCGCAAGCTTGCAAGTATTACCGAGTGAAGATTTAAAAAGGAGCAGATATTTATCAGAAAACTAAACTAAGTGTCAAGTGCCAATTACAGTCTCCTCACACTGTCAAAGACTAAGGTAAAGCAATGTGTTTGTTGCAATAGTGGGTTATGCACCTTTTGACAGACTGTAGCAGCAATCACTAGAAACATTATGGAGTATTGAGTTCCATGAGAGGAAAGCACAAGAAAAACCGGTATAGCACAATAGATTATGCAAGTGGCTCCGCCACACAGATACAATCCACAGCATCTGTTAGAATATTATGTCTTAATATTAGAATGTTATAACTGTTTTGTTAAGTTAGAGTTGGTCAACTCAGATATTTGTCCCACAATGTAAAATAATGAGTATTCCAGACCTATGAATAACTGTGGCTTGTATTCAATTCTAATCAAGTCACTAATACATCTCTTCTTTTTCGTATTTTTGACTTGGTGTCAGAACCTCTATGATCTTGGCAGAAATCAACTTCCAAATATTGAAGGTCGGCCCTATGCCGCCCACCTGAACAAGTGTTTCACTTTTCATAATTTTACTGTTCTTAGCATCATTTCGATGATCATTCAGTAGTATCTCTCCTATTTTAGTGCTCATTCCAACAGCACCATGCCCAGTTCTAATAATCGTTCCAAGGTACCATGCCTCTTTTCCAGTACTCCTTCCTGTGGCACTATGACTATTTTGTAACTTTTCAAGTGGCATCGCGTCTCTTTCCCCGTGACCATTCTGGCAGCACAGCCTCTGTCTGGCCAATATTCCAACCATTTCTCCAGCACCATATCTGACAAGATTCCAGCAACTTCCAGCAAGTTTTCCCACAACTGTTCCCGCAACAATAATCAAGCAATTTTACAGTACATTCACTAATCTGAAAATTGTTcacttttttgtattttcaaaataaataaagttaGTGGTTCTTCCCATTTGAGTTTGAGAAGGCCTGTTAGTGTTATATTAAGTGTTACTATTAGAAGTTAAGGGAAAATGTAAGACATGTTTAGTAGTAAGTTAGACATTGTCCCACAGCGGAAAATTTCCAGGCGTGTAGTGCGTGTCTTTTAATTGATATTAATTATAAATACATCTCTTATTCTTGACGCATGTCACGGGTTCGAACCCTCCCACGGATAAAGCCTGGTATTTAAGCAGAGAAAAGTGGAGGGACGGGCCAATTATCTAGCGAGTTTCAAACCTTGCGCCACTAGTCCTCGGGCATTTggttataagaaagaaaaaatattacaTCTCTACTCTCCGATATGTCTTACAATGTCAATCTTTGTGAATCAATATGGCTATGAGCTAGTAGCATATGGACATGCCAACAAGAATTTGGAAGTCTGGATAATTTCATAATATTGCAATGGCTTCTGGATGTTTGATATCTCCAGGTATAGCACTATGAAATTCCACTTCTAAGGGAAATATGACAGAAAGAGCCAGTATAAACTACTACATAAGACCAAAGTGCTAATAGAATGGGTCCACAACACCAGCTAATAAACAagtcttgcttttattttattttctcatttAAGACATGTGACGTCTGAATGGTATGCAACAGATTTCTACATGCTAATAGGCCGAATATAACATGAAAGCATATTACTTCTCAAAAGAATAAAATATGGAAGCATATTAGCAGGAACTTTATTTCACAATTACTAATCTCATCCAGCCAAATCAGCTAgagcaacaacaaccaaaaaaaaaaaaaaaaaaaaaaaccaatgtaatcccacaagtgggacctggggagggtagtgtgtactcAGGCCTTACCCTCAccttgaaggtagagaggttgtttccgatagaccctcggctcacgAAAGACTAGAAGAAAAGCAATATCACcaagcaataacaacaagaagatagtaaaaaaataaaacgAGAGGAACAACAAGTAATAAATCTAACAATAACAGAATACAAGTCTAACACTAATACTCACGACTACCTACTAGCCGTCTACCTtgattctcgacctccacacatTCCTATCAAGAGTCATGTTCTCGGTAAGCTGAAGTAACGTCATGTCCttcctaatcacctctccccaatactttttcggcctacctctaccttTTCTCAACCCCTCcagccaacctctcacacctccttaccggggcaTCTCTGTTTCTCCTTTTCACATGTCCAAACCATCTAAGCctagcttcccgcatcttgtcctccactgGAGAGGCGGAGACACTCTCACTCTAGCCccaatatcttcattcctaatcataTACATCCCgctatgcccacacatccatctcaacatccttatctctgctactttcatcttctggacatgcaagttcttgactggccagcaCTAAGcctcatacaacatagtcggtatAACCACCGCTCTCTAAAACTTGCCTTTAAGTTtaggtggcacattcttatcacataaaacactggatgctAGCCTCCACTTCACCCACCCCACTCCAATATGATGTGTAACATCCTCATCTATCTCTCCATTTCCTTGGATAATAAACCCAAGGTAGTTAAAACTATCTCTCTTAGGGATAAGTTGTGTATCAAACCTCACATCTCTGTCCGCTTCACTGGTTCcgtcactgaacttgcactccaagtattctgcattggtcctactcaacttgaaccCTTCAGATTCTAGGGTGTCTCCAAACCTCCCGTCTCGCGTTTACACCACCTCGCGTCTCGTCAAGCAGTACAATTTCATGTGTAAATAACATACAtcatggaacctccccttgaatatggcgCGTCAGTGTGTCCATTGCCAAGGCAAATAAAAACGGGCTGCGAGCTGAcccctggtgcaaccccatcacaaCTAGGAAGTGGTCcgagtcccccccccccccaacacacacacacaacttTCCTCACCCGAGTCTTGGCTAGAGCAACTGCAATTTAAAAAAACTTCCAGATTCTAGGACCAACTTTAGAATAGGTTAAAGTTAGCTGATGAAAATGCAAAAAGCACTACCATAGGCACAATAACTTTTGACTCCCTCAATCCCAAAACGGACAGTCTTAATTTCCTTTTGTTGTTCTGTTTGAAAATGGTATACTTCTCTTAAGAGGGATGTTTGCCCTTCACTACTCGAAAGCCCATTGATCCCATGTCTATTTTCATAAATGTTGAACTTATCAAAAGGAGATCTCTCTACCTACATTGACCCACTATTTAAGCTACAATTCAAAATCAATGCTACTCTGAGAGTTCAAGCACACATAGAGCATCTTAGTGTCCgacacttaaaaaaaaaaaaaaaaaaaaagacgaataaggaaagagaaaaggaaacttgTTATGAAAGGGATATCTTTCTTGGGCTGATCAACTCCCATTGTACATTAACTATTAGATATACAAATATTATAGGATATAAGTTCCAGTTTGGACCTCACCAAAAGTATCAATCTGCTTCCCTTCAACACACAACTGGTTTTTAATAAGAGTCCCTGTATTGCCGCCAAGAGTCCTTGTCTTACTTTTCTGCTTGGATGCATGCAAAGCTGAGAACACAAATgcaattattaatttaaactgTTTGGCAAAAAACATGGAACTATCAATTGAAATTGACTTGATAAAAAATCTTCTAAACTCAAGTGCCACTGAGAAACTTGTTATAACCTACATGGGGATAAGTTGCGCATAACAGCTTATCAACATGCGACGAGGTATCAACAATCCAGTCTTTTGTACGAATTACACGCAAAGATCCATTCACGTTTCTAGGACTGACACTTTCCCTCTCTGTAGAGCTAAGTACAAGGGTGCCTCTGTCAACAGCCTCACTCAAATTTTGATCATGCATAGTAGAGAGCAAATGACGAAGTGCTTCCAGAAACGCCACTGGTGATTTCTCTTTCTTGACATCATCAAGGGACGGATCAAGAAAAGGCAAGTTAGAATTGTCATCGAGAACTATCATAAGAAATTCTGCCAAGCTTCTAATCGCTTGGTCCAAAGCTTCTGCATTCCCAGCAGCCCCACTAATGAATGTTTTCGACATATGCAAAACTTTGCCAATTTGACTAACAACTCCAGGCAAAAAAAAGGCTAAAGCATCTGTAGTGCCAACCTGCCAGGCATCATATAAAATCGTAAAGATGTGACTTATATGAACCTGAACAGCAATGCTGCCTAGGACTGAGCACTAGAATAACAAACTGATAGTAGTAAAAATAACAACCATCTGACAAGATTCTAGGCAATGAACATGTATATTTTGATAAACACCTGGAGATATACTATTGTATCACGAAGAGAAGAGACACCTTGTCTACAATGAATCTTAATCATAATTTTCATGTATTTCTACTTTGCTTGACGACTTTTCAGTCATTTTATGGGAAGAATTCTAGCATTAAATCGAGTAAAGAAGTTAAATCATGTTAAAGGCATGGTCTCACATGAGTAAACTCCATTGAAcctgtgagaaggcacgggagaaaatatgttattgatattagatgaacaatacaatacaagaggtccttatttatagctatactatacaaggacatactactcttctaccaatgtgggacaatatTACATTATATACATActgtaaactaacactccccctcaagcaggtgcatacaaatcatatgtaccgagcttgttacatatataaccaatacgaggaccagtgagagatttggtgaaaatatctgcaagttgatcattcgacctcacaaactttgtagcaatctctcctgaaagtatcttttctctgacgaagtgacaatcaatctcaatgtgtttagttctctcatggaacaccagatttgatgcaatatgaagggcagcttgattatcgcacacaagttccatccgattgatttcaccaaatttcaactccttgagcaattgtttggtccagactagctcacatgttgccatagccattgcacgatattctgcttctgcactagaccgagcaactacattctgtttcttgcttttccaggacaccaaatttcctcctacaaaaacacaatatccagacgtagaacgtctatcagaaggtgatcctgcccaatcagcatctgagtatccaatgatctgctcatgacctcgatcctcaaagaGTAACCATTTGCCTGGGGCCGATTTTATATATCgaataatgcggacaactgcatcccaatgactatcacagggaaaattcataaactgacttacaacactcacaggataagaaatgtcgggtctagtcactgtgagataatttaattttccaaccagccgcctatagcttgcaggatcgctaagcggctccccctgtcctggcataagtttagaattcggatccatcggagtgtcaacatgtctgcaacctatcatccccgtctcctcaagaatgtctaaagcatattttctttgagaaataacaatacctgagctagactgggcaacctcaatacctagaaagtacttcaatctgcctagatccttagtttggaagtgctggaagagatgctgcttcagattggtaataccatcctgatcatcgccagtaataacaatatcatcaacatagactaccagataaatacagagacttgaagtagagtgccgataaaacacagagtaatCAGCTTCACTAAgaatcatgccaaactcctgaataaccgtgctgaacttaccaaaccaggctcggggagactgctttagaccataaagtgaccgacgcaagcgacatacaaggccacgagatttgatgcaatatgaagggcagcttgattatcgcacacaagttccatccgattgatttcaccaaatttcaactccttgagcaattgtttggtccagactagctcacatgttgccatagccattgcacgatattctgcttctgcactagaccgagcaactacattctgtttcttgcttttccaggacaccaaatttcctcctactaaaacacaatatccagacgtagaacgtctatcagaaggtgatcctgcccaatcagcatctgagtatccaatgatctgctcatgacctcgatcctcaaagagtaaccctttgcctggagccgattttatatatcgaataatgcggacaactgcatcccaatgactatcacagggagaattcataaactgacttacaacactcacaggataagaaatgtcgggtctagtcactgtgagataatttaattttccaaccagccgcctatagcttgcaggatcgctaagcggctccccctgtcctggcataagtttagaattcggatccatcggagtgtcaacatgtctgcaacctatcatccccgtctcctcaagaatgtctaaagcatattttctttgagaaataacaatacctgagctagactgggcaacctcaatacctagaaagtacttcaatctgcctagatccttagtttggaagtgctggaagagatgctgcttcagattggtaataccatcctgatcatcgccagtaataacaatatcatcaacatagactaccagataaatacatAGACTTGAAGTagagtgccgataaaacacagagtaatcagcttcactacgaatcatgccaaactcctgaataaccgtgctgaacttaccaaaccaggctcgaggagactgctttagaccataaagtg
This window encodes:
- the LOC107760182 gene encoding uncharacterized protein LOC107760182, which gives rise to MEGRNDDEEGGSSAIFSELKHYCIELLELRLNPKKNSSTLSHLLQLLRLSSPVSLQPFFDFTLLPLLLLLDAAVDSRSSPGIDSNVTPHTVSDIVMEDALHCLEELLKKCCLGSVDQFIELTKKLSRGASLSPLEASEEFREGVIRCFKELLVNLRCCSSESCSCKQISGWPLLLERKNLHSPPVSKLKFKDEECLVAFLQSETASVAVGNWLSLLLKAADAEAARGQQGSASLRIEAFSTLRILVAKVGTTDALAFFLPGVVSQIGKVLHMSKTFISGAAGNAEALDQAIRSLAEFLMIVLDDNSNLPFLDPSLDDVKKEKSPVAFLEALRHLLSTMHDQNLSEAVDRGTLVLSSTERESVSPRNVNGSLRVIRTKDWIVDTSSHVDKLLCATYPHLCMHPSRKVRQGLLAAIQGLLLKTSCVLKGSRLILLENLCVLACDDSEEVSSASQLFFGYLLTSHGKRQVKDDVREVFNRLVKKLPKVVLGADESYAIAHAQKLLVLIYFSGPRLVADYLLQSPVRSAQFLDVLALCLSQNSVFAGSLEKNVVAKPSSSGFMHSLAEIRAIRAAGFDNLGSRENQNRRVHATESVKNEHQLPRMPPWFVYVGSQKLYRCLAGILRLVGLSLFADSRTEGSLSVIIDLPLENLRKLISEIRMKEYSEESWQSWYNRITSGQLVRQASTAVCVLNELIFGLSDQAIDDFTRMFRAYVMAPQENKKCQEDESQHCKIEQSAPEGSIWKICQVKGERNHLVDCIGSILHEYLSPEIWSLPVEHTAALQQSDCEDTNISSHFFNDNVMLHQVIIDGIGIFSMCLGEDFSSSGFLHTSLYMLLHNLSCSHFQIRSASDAVLRIVAAMHDYPTVGHLVIANSDYIIDSICRQLRSLELNPDVPNVLAAMLSYIGVAHSIFPLLEEPMRAVSMELEILGRHQNPGLTIPFLKAMAEIVKASKHEASALVDQAKSYYEDVESRKLNLQKGTEKIFDDSGSYNDDKVGKKSSESGMRIYANDVHTQMEWETMLFKMSDFRRFRRTVGSIAGSCLTAATPLLASAKQAASLVALDIVDDGFLTVANVEDAYKHEKEIKEAIEHVAEMCSFYSLKDALDADADESTENRLLPAANKVWPFLVACIRNKSPLAVRRCAHTISNIVQICGGDFFTRRFHTDGKHFWSLLSTSPFQKRAPHLEEAHLRLPYRGDSASSGDPVAEISDLKVQAAVLSMLADLARNKHSASALEAVLKKVSGLVVGIACSGVVGLRDASVNALAGLASVDPDLIWLLLADVYYSKKRETPMPPTTVEFLEIPQILPPPLSSKGYLYLQYGGNSYGFDIDFTSVETVFRTLHSQVFSSQMYS